Below is a window of Myxococcales bacterium DNA.
AGATCCGTGACCTGCCGAGCCGTCCCGCTGGAGAGACCCAACATGCGGGCGCCCTCCTGCACGTTCGTGTTCGAGCCAAATTGGGTCAGCAGCCCGTGTTGCAGCGGGTTGACCGGCGGGAAGCTGTCCGCGGGCGAGCCGTCCGCCTTGACGTATTTGGCCTCGATGACGCCCCATTTCACTCCATCAGAGACCTGACACAGGCCGATGGCCCTCGCTGCATTCATCGGGTCGTTATCCTCGACCGCGGTGATGGCGGCGTCGCAGTTGGGCGGGGGACCGTTGTCCGGGGTGCCGTCGCAGTCGTCGTCCTTGCCGTTGCCGGGAATGTCGATGGCGCCCGGCTCGGGCTTTCCCGGCGTGCAGGTCCAGCCCCCGCCGGAGCCGCCGCCCGTGCCGCCACCGTTGGTGCCGCCGAGGTTGATGCCCCCGCCGCCCCCGCCGCTGCCGCCGCCGCCGAAGCCAGTGCCATTGCCCGTGCCGCCGCCGCTGCTTCCCGCGCTGGAGCACCCGACCGCCGCCAACGCCACCAAGAGAGAGCCCGAAATCCCGATCAGAGTCAGTTTTGAGCGTGCCATGTGCCTGTCCAGAAGTGATGGGTTGAAGAGAAAAGCAAAGCCTCAGCGAGGGACGGGTTGGGTCACCGGAGTGCCACCGTCCCCGACGTCGAAGGTGAAATTGTCGATCAGCACCGTGGAGTCGAGCACCTCGTCTCCCATGTCCCAGATCGCGAATCGGAGTGTGATCTCGTAGCCGCCCGCGACCGGAGACTGGGTGTTGAGCCAGCCCGTCGCGGCGTGCCCTTCGAAGCCGGTCCCGTCGAGGGCGCTCGGCCCGAGCTTGCAATCGAACTGCTTGGTGCCCGCCGTCTGCGCGGCGCACACCTCGAGGTAGCCGTTGTTGACGCTGACCGGGTTGCCTTGCACGTCGAACGAGATGTTGCCATTCTGCGCGCTCTTTGGCGCAGGGCTCTGCAGTACGACGAAGAAGTCGTTGAACTGGGTGCAGACGAAGGCAGGGAATTCGTAGGTGTAGAAGTTGAAATCGAAGCTCAGCAGATTGGCGTTGGTGGGCGCGCGGATCACCAGCTCGAGGGCCGCGGGGTTGTTGGCGGCGTCGTCATTCGCGGTCTTGACGTTGCCACACGCCGGAGAATCGATGGGGAACCCTGGAGGGGTGTAGCTCGCCGTGCCGAGCTCGGCGCCATCCGGGCTCAGATAACCGGGATCGGTGGGTTGACGGGCCGTGCCGCTGGAGAGGGCCAGCATGTTGGCTCCGAGACGCGGCTTCACGTTGGGACCAAAACCCGGCAGAAGTCCGTGAGACACCGACGCCATGCCGATGGTGCCGTCGGCCTTGACGTACTTTGCGCTGACGAGCCCCCAGCTCTTTTCCGTCGCGATCCGGCAGATCCCCATCACGCGCGCCGCCAGCATCGGATCGGGGTCAGCGACGTCGACGTGGGTTGCATCGCAGTCGGCCGGTTCGTCGTCCGGGATCCCGTTGCAGTCCTCGTCGACGCCGTTCGCGCGGTAGTCGTACGCGCCTGGGTTCATCTGTTTCGTGCAGTCGTTGCAGTCGCCCTGGGCCGGCGTGAAGCCGTCCTTGTCGTTGTCTACGTTCGGATCCGTGGCGTTGCACGGGGGGGCCTCGGTGAGCTTGCCGCCGCTGCCGCCGTTGCCGCCGATGCTGATGCCGGTTCCCCCGGACCCTCCGCCGCCCACCGAGATACCGCCGTTGCCGCCGCTGCCGCCGCTGGCGGAAGAAGACGCGGAGCAGGCGAGGGCACACACACTTCCCATGCTCAGCGCGAGCAGAGAGAGAGCGAGCGCCGTGCGCGAGGTGTACCGCATGACCAACCGCCGAGCGCGCGGGGGCGCGCCGCGGCCAGCACCTCGAAGAGGGAGGTCTGCCGCTCCGGAAGGGTAGCTGCGGGGGCGGGTACTGTCACGCCGCTCCCCACATGGACACACAGCGTGTTTTCCCCAAAAATGTGGGGGTAAAACACGCTGAGTGGAATTTTCCGTGGCGGCTGAACGCCGCCCGACACGCTCTCAGGCTCGAGCGTGGGCCGCGCCCTTGCCGCCGGACTTCTTCTTCTTGCTCTTGCCGTGACCGTTGCTGCCGCCGTTGCTGCCCTTGGTCGCGCTCTTCGCCTTGCCGGGCAGTAGATCGTCGGCCATGCGCGCTGCGCGCTCGGTGCTCTCCCAGCTGAACTCCTTGCGGCCGAAGTGACCGTACGCGGCGGTCTTGCGGTAGATCGGCATGAGCAGATCGAGCTCCTCGATCAGCGCCTTCGGCCGCATGTCGAACTTGTCGGCGACGTACTTCTGCAAGACCTCGTCACTGACGACGCCGGTGCCGAACGTGTGCACGTAGACACCGACGGGGCGCGCGACGCCGATGGCGTAGGCGACCTGCACCTCGACGCGGCGCGCGAGCTTGGCCGCGACGATGTTCTTCGCGACGTAGCGCGCGTAGTAACAAGCCGAGCGGTCGACCTTGCTCGGGTCCTTGCCGCTGAAAGCTCCGCCACCGTGGCGCCCCATGCCGCCGTAGGTGTCGACGATGATCTTGCGGCCAGTGAGGCCCGCGTCCCCGAACGGTCCACCGATGACAAATCGCCCCGTGGGGTTGATGAAGTACTTGGTGTGTTTGTCGAGCAGGCCCGCTGGAAGGCTCTTTTTCACGCACAGCTCCATCACGGCTTCTTTCAGCGTCTTGTACTTCACGTCGGCGCTGTGCTGCGTCGAGATCACCACGGCGTCGATGCGCGTCGGGCGGTCGTTCTCGTACTCGACGGTGACCTGGCTCTTGCTGTCGGGTCGGAGGAAGTCGACCTTGCCGGCCTTGCGCACGTCCGCCAGCCGCTTGACCAGCTGGTGCGAGAACATGATGGGGGCCGGCATCAGCTCCGGCGTCTCGTCACAGGCGTAGCCGAACATCAGGCCCTGATCGCCGGCGCCCTGCTCCTTGTGGAGCCCTTGGCCTTCGGTCACACCCTGGGAGATGTCCGGGGACTGAGGCTCGATGGCGGCGAGGATGCCGCAGGTCGTGGCGTCGAAGCCCATCTCGGAGCTCGTGTAACCGATGTCGCGAATGACTCCCCGGGCGATCTTGCCGAAATC
It encodes the following:
- a CDS encoding choice-of-anchor L domain-containing protein; its protein translation is MRYTSRTALALSLLALSMGSVCALACSASSSASGGSGGNGGISVGGGGSGGTGISIGGNGGSGGKLTEAPPCNATDPNVDNDKDGFTPAQGDCNDCTKQMNPGAYDYRANGVDEDCNGIPDDEPADCDATHVDVADPDPMLAARVMGICRIATEKSWGLVSAKYVKADGTIGMASVSHGLLPGFGPNVKPRLGANMLALSSGTARQPTDPGYLSPDGAELGTASYTPPGFPIDSPACGNVKTANDDAANNPAALELVIRAPTNANLLSFDFNFYTYEFPAFVCTQFNDFFVVLQSPAPKSAQNGNISFDVQGNPVSVNNGYLEVCAAQTAGTKQFDCKLGPSALDGTGFEGHAATGWLNTQSPVAGGYEITLRFAIWDMGDEVLDSTVLIDNFTFDVGDGGTPVTQPVPR
- a CDS encoding methionine adenosyltransferase encodes the protein MTHLFTSESVSEGHPDKICDQISDAVVDACLTHDPRSRVACETLCKTGFVVVAGEITTTADLDFGKIARGVIRDIGYTSSEMGFDATTCGILAAIEPQSPDISQGVTEGQGLHKEQGAGDQGLMFGYACDETPELMPAPIMFSHQLVKRLADVRKAGKVDFLRPDSKSQVTVEYENDRPTRIDAVVISTQHSADVKYKTLKEAVMELCVKKSLPAGLLDKHTKYFINPTGRFVIGGPFGDAGLTGRKIIVDTYGGMGRHGGGAFSGKDPSKVDRSACYYARYVAKNIVAAKLARRVEVQVAYAIGVARPVGVYVHTFGTGVVSDEVLQKYVADKFDMRPKALIEELDLLMPIYRKTAAYGHFGRKEFSWESTERAARMADDLLPGKAKSATKGSNGGSNGHGKSKKKKSGGKGAAHARA